A stretch of the Streptomyces sp. WMMB303 genome encodes the following:
- a CDS encoding P27 family phage terminase small subunit, with protein sequence MLNEPDWADDFGLNDRASDDASAAWARVVADIDIPASQQDAAAQYCVAVARIAEAERHISEHGLILTGANGGPVKNPATTLINMYGAAARAHQNALGLTPYSAARNKAMSRNAKTVGDDEYQDSGTVDPEFARLISGFDRA encoded by the coding sequence ATGCTTAACGAACCCGACTGGGCCGACGACTTCGGCCTGAACGACCGTGCGTCCGACGACGCTTCCGCCGCGTGGGCAAGAGTGGTCGCCGATATAGACATTCCGGCGTCCCAACAAGACGCCGCAGCCCAGTACTGCGTAGCCGTCGCCCGGATCGCCGAAGCGGAGCGGCACATCAGCGAGCACGGTCTCATCCTCACTGGCGCCAACGGTGGGCCCGTGAAGAACCCGGCCACGACGCTTATCAATATGTACGGCGCGGCTGCCCGCGCACACCAGAACGCGCTTGGGCTAACGCCGTATTCGGCAGCGCGTAACAAGGCAATGTCGAGGAACGCCAAGACGGTCGGCGACGACGAGTACCAGGACAGCGGGACGGTAGATCCCGAATTCGCGCGGCTGATCTCAGGATTCGACCGTGCGTGA